The sequence CAGAAGCCTCCCCGCCGCGGTCAGTTTCGCCATATCGAACGAGGAGTCGGCCAACCCGGCCAGCTCATCCTCCGGGGCGTCCAACAGGTACATGGCATGTTGCACCGAGGCCGTCACCCCGGGGTCCTCCAACTCGAGCAGCCCATTCAGGTAGTCGCGCAGACCGGACTGGCTGTTCTGCTGCAGCACCCGCCGGGCTCGGTCCCGCCACTCGTTGATCTCGACAGCCAACTCCTGCTGCTGTTGACGCAGCTGGTTCTGCTCGTCCCGGAGCGATTGACGCTCGTCCGGGCCGACCTCCAGCGTCTTCCGTCCCAAAGCATCCAGCTGTTCGCTGAGCTTCACGAAATCTCGCTGGCATGCGTCCGCCCTGCGATTGAGCGCTTCCTGTACCTGCCGAAGCCCCAAGCCAATCACGCTCGCCAACCTCCAGCGCCGGGGGATCGCCCCCGAGGTCCATCGCCAGCCCGGCGAGTATAGACAAGGACGAATCGGGCGTCAAACGAGGCGGACGCCGACAAAGTGCCTTTGCCGGGAGCATCCAGTATAATCGCCGCCGTGGGAGACAGCGAGCACCGCCTCCTCAATTCGACGCCGGCCGCGGACGACACGGAAGACCTCAGCCTGCGGCCGCGCACCCTCGGCCAGATGATCGGCCAGGATCGCGTCAAGGAGAACCTCAGCATCCTGATCGAGGCCGCCCGCACCCGCGGCGAGAGCCTCGACCACGTCCTGCTGTACGGGCCCCCCGGGCTGGGCAAGACCACCTTGGCTCACATCCTGGCCAACGAAATGCAGGTCAACCTGCGCCCGACCTCAGGTCCCGCTATTGAGCGTGCCGGTGACCTGGCGGCGATCCTGACCAATCTGCGCGAGCACGATGTGCTCTTCATCGACGAAATCCACCGTCTGGGCCGGGCGATCGAGGAGATCTTGTACCCGGCGATGGAGGATTACTGTCTCGACCTGGTGATCGGCAAGGGACCGAGCGCCCGTTCAATTCGGCTGAACCTGCCGCGCTTCACCGTCGTCGGCGCGACGACGCGCCTGGCGCTGCTCTCCGCTCCGCTGCGCGGGCGCTTCGGCGCAACCTACCGCCTCGACTACTACACGCCGGAGGCCTTGGAGCGCATTGTGGAGCATGCCGCCCGGGCGCTGGTCATCCACATTGACCCCGGCGGCGTGCACGAGATCGCCCGCCGGGCGCGCGGTACCCCGCGAGTCGCCCTGCGACTGCTGCGGCGGGTTCGGGATTTCGCCCAGGTGCGGGCCGATGGCCGGATCACGCGGGGGGTATCATCGGAGGC is a genomic window of Anaerolineales bacterium containing:
- the ruvB gene encoding Holliday junction branch migration DNA helicase RuvB gives rise to the protein MGDSEHRLLNSTPAADDTEDLSLRPRTLGQMIGQDRVKENLSILIEAARTRGESLDHVLLYGPPGLGKTTLAHILANEMQVNLRPTSGPAIERAGDLAAILTNLREHDVLFIDEIHRLGRAIEEILYPAMEDYCLDLVIGKGPSARSIRLNLPRFTVVGATTRLALLSAPLRGRFGATYRLDYYTPEALERIVEHAARALVIHIDPGGVHEIARRARGTPRVALRLLRRVRDFAQVRADGRITRGVSSEALALLDIDALGLDDTDRRVLETIVVKFGGGPVGLQTIAASISEEPDTIMDVIEPYLLQLGFIDRTPQGRTATPLAYQHLGVEVPEHPQPRL